The sequence AAACACACTTACCATAAGGTTAGATGAAGACTTGGACAAGCTCTTGACCAAGGCAGCGAAGAAATCCGGGAAAAATCGCAGTGAAATTGCTCGTGAGGCACTTCGCCGCCAACTCCGAGTCAGCCAGTTCGAAGCACTTAGAAAGAAGATTTTGCCTTTTGCTGAAGCAAGGGGATATCTGACAGACGAGGATGTGTTCCGCAAAGTTTCTTGAAAGTGTTTCTGTTCACTAATGTCACTGTATAACTACTTTTTTAATATGCTTTCAGAAGTGTTTTGATCAACTGTGCTAATAAGTGAAAAATTTACATTGAATTCCGGGTTGGCAAAATGTATTAATTAAATATAAGCCACAGAAAGGAGGAAGCATGAAATATCAGGTTGTAATTAATAAAACTAAGTATGGATATGATGCTCATTGTCCTGCACTTCCTGGATGCCATAGCCAGGGTGAAACATTAGAAGAAGCCATAGAGAATATCAAAGATGCTATCAAGACATTTATGCAAATGGTATCTGAGGAAACAAAAAATTCCACTGTTTATGAAGTAGAGGTATCCGCTTAATCTTTTTTTCCACTCCATTCCCCCCCGTTTGTATTCTTTTGCTTGATATATTTTAAAGAAAAGATAAAAAAGGCTGGGTTTAATTTTTAGGTTCCAGCGGAATTTTATTTTTTAGGAGGAATACCATGTCCAAGATCGAAAATTTCGAAATGCCCGACGAGCTTTACTACCACTCAGAGCACAGCTGGGCAAAAGTTGAAGGCGGCAAGGTGAGAGTGGGGATGACAGATTTCTTCCAGTCCCAGGCAGGAGCAGTTGTTTATGTGGATCTCCCCGACGAGGACGACGACGTTGAACAGGGTGAAGTATGCGGAAAGATTCAGACAAGGAAATGGATTGGAAAGCTTGTTGCCCCTGTAAGCGGAACTGTTGCAGAGATAAACGAAGAGTTAGACGAGGACAATACACTCATTAACAAAGACCCTTACAACAAAGGATGGGTACTTGTCATTGAGCCTTCAAGCTTAGAGGAAGATCTTGCAAACTTAATTCATGGTGATAAGGTTGTTGACTGGATCAAATCCGAAATTAAGAGAGCAGAAGATCTAAAAGCTAAGGGCGCCAAGGAGTAAGTAGGAATTGCAATATTTGGCGGCATGCTTTGTCAGCGATCGGTTCGAAAATGCTCACATCACATGCATTTAAAAAAATTAAGGATGAGATCGCCACGCTCACGTTGTTCGCTCGCGATGACAACCCCTAGAGTCATTGCGAGCAAAGCGAAGCAATCTCATCTTGGAAAATAAATGAGGAAAGAATAAATTGGAAAAGTGGCGCTACATAAAAGAATATGACCGGCAGGTTTCGCCCGGTGTGGGGCTTTCAGTTGACGACACCCTGCCATTCTCGGTGATTGAAAAAAATTCGCCTCCCATACTTCATCTTTACAGATTTCAGCCTTCAGCAATAGTCGGGAAATATCAGGACATAAAGGCTGCGCTAAAGATTGACCGCTGTGATGAGCTTGGCATCCACTACAACAGACGAAGCACAGGCGGCGGTACGGTTATAATGGCGAAAAAGGCAGTAGCCTTAGGCTTCGGCATATCCTTAAAGCACCCAAAGATGACAGGCGGGATTCGCGGGATTTTTGATGTGATGAGTAGGATACTCATTAAAACGTTGGGCAAGTACGGGATAGAGGCAACATTCCGCCCAAAGAAC is a genomic window of Candidatus Schekmanbacteria bacterium containing:
- a CDS encoding CopG family transcriptional regulator; this translates as MKTNTLTIRLDEDLDKLLTKAAKKSGKNRSEIAREALRRQLRVSQFEALRKKILPFAEARGYLTDEDVFRKVS
- a CDS encoding type II toxin-antitoxin system HicB family antitoxin; the encoded protein is MKYQVVINKTKYGYDAHCPALPGCHSQGETLEEAIENIKDAIKTFMQMVSEETKNSTVYEVEVSA
- a CDS encoding glycine cleavage system protein H, with amino-acid sequence MSKIENFEMPDELYYHSEHSWAKVEGGKVRVGMTDFFQSQAGAVVYVDLPDEDDDVEQGEVCGKIQTRKWIGKLVAPVSGTVAEINEELDEDNTLINKDPYNKGWVLVIEPSSLEEDLANLIHGDKVVDWIKSEIKRAEDLKAKGAKE